CAGCTTGTCCCGGAAGGTCACCTCTTTGTCAGTCCACGGCTCCGGGTTGAACCTGGGGCAGCAACCTGTCTCTGATTGTTCGTAGAGTTTGTCCATAGTGATCAGCTCCTTTCGCCCGGTTTCTGACATTTTAGCATCTGATTCAGTAACTGTGAAGTTCCCTTTCTCTTATTGCCGCAAATGTGAGCATCGATACGGTTCATGTCATTCTCTTTTAGGGTCTGATACCCCGCCGCTTGCGGCGAATGAATTAGAATAGATGCATGAGCATCTATTTACACAAGAGCCACAATGTAAGCGTATTGTTGTATCATCTGGTGTTTCCAACGAAATACCGTCGGC
This region of Chloroflexota bacterium genomic DNA includes:
- a CDS encoding IS200/IS605 family transposase, which translates into the protein MSIYLHKSHNVSVLLYHLVFPTKYRR